The Ornithinimicrobium faecis genome includes a window with the following:
- a CDS encoding DNA-3-methyladenine glycosylase family protein: MTVHDDVVEVRGPWSLATSRTFWEGFAPAALPPGADDSVLRTTFLTEGDWRPATVTVSQEGAQAVLRVEGEGDLSAAAAQVCRFLALDVDASDWPAIGQRDPVIGRAQRLLPGLRPCGFHSPYEAAAWAVLSQRVRITQAARLRSDLVRDLGEGGAFPTPTSLLAAELDLPGRKPEYLRAVAEAALDGLLNGVSLRAVAPEEAVAQVQEIKGLGPFAAELVVLRGANVPDALPTHERRLDAEVAEHYGADANLPQIAEAWRPLRTWACVHLRCLREQRTGEIS; this comes from the coding sequence ATGACTGTGCATGACGATGTGGTTGAGGTGCGGGGGCCGTGGTCGCTCGCGACAAGCAGGACGTTCTGGGAGGGTTTCGCTCCCGCGGCACTGCCGCCGGGAGCGGACGACTCCGTGCTGCGCACGACCTTCCTGACCGAGGGGGACTGGCGCCCTGCCACGGTCACCGTGAGCCAGGAGGGCGCCCAGGCTGTCCTGCGTGTGGAGGGCGAGGGTGATCTGAGTGCTGCGGCCGCGCAGGTATGCCGATTCCTGGCCCTGGATGTCGACGCCAGTGACTGGCCGGCGATCGGACAGCGTGACCCCGTGATTGGTCGGGCCCAGCGACTGCTTCCCGGACTGCGGCCGTGCGGTTTCCACTCGCCCTATGAGGCGGCGGCCTGGGCGGTGTTGTCCCAGCGGGTGCGGATCACACAGGCCGCGCGGCTCAGGTCCGACCTGGTGCGTGACCTGGGGGAGGGCGGAGCTTTCCCCACTCCGACATCACTGCTGGCGGCCGAGCTTGATCTGCCCGGCCGCAAGCCGGAGTATCTGCGGGCGGTCGCCGAGGCCGCCCTCGATGGCCTGCTCAACGGGGTGTCGCTGCGAGCGGTGGCTCCGGAGGAGGCCGTGGCCCAGGTGCAGGAGATCAAGGGACTCGGCCCGTTCGCCGCCGAGCTTGTCGTCCTCCGCGGTGCGAACGTGCCCGACGCGCTGCCGACCCACGAGCGACGCCTCGATGCTGAGGTTGCCGAGCACTATGGAGCAGATGCCAACCTGCCGCAGATCGCTGAGGCCTGGCGTCCGCTGCGGACCTGGGCCTGTGTGCACCTGCGCTGTCTGCGCGAGCAACGCACCGG